The Nitrospirota bacterium genome window below encodes:
- a CDS encoding glutamate synthase-related protein, whose amino-acid sequence MEPAGKLDHNYQLSLREMPYIIRWRDDRCKRCGKCTAACPVKAIEPAVKVQRTVRSEGPVPAPVAERKILQVVEQVTDMERHCTGCGTCTLVCPNDAIEAELNPQNKFLHFKNRGGEGYKRGGRRNDPSVSTLDRLKFTRISMLTDPALDAGRHEFRVRTLLGRILPAEELPLKRSNGRLVVDSSSGKFVPPVREIFPIMIGSMSVGALSPPMWEGLAMGITYLNEVEGLPVVMATGEGGVPPRLLKSKYLKYFIIQIASGYFGWDEIIHAIPHMVEDPAAIEIKYGQGAKPGDGGLLMAQKVLKLIASIRGVPQFVDLASPPTHQTKYSIEEAVAKMIQSMSMAWGFRVPVYPKISGTKTARAVLNNLARNPYAAALSIDGEDGGTGAAYNVSIDKMGHPIASNIRECYLDLVKQGKQNELPLIAAGGVAKKGNLAANAAALIMLGASVVSIGKYIMQAAANCFGDEFNRCNLCNTGKCPRGITTQDPKLYRRLDSDKVAERVVEVFKAADVELKKIFAPMGRSTELPIGMSDGLSIDDRAMADRLEITYAC is encoded by the coding sequence ATGGAACCAGCTGGCAAACTAGACCATAATTATCAGCTCTCGCTGAGAGAGATGCCGTATATCATCCGATGGAGAGACGACAGGTGTAAAAGATGCGGGAAGTGCACCGCGGCTTGTCCGGTGAAGGCGATTGAACCCGCTGTGAAGGTGCAGAGAACCGTCAGGTCTGAAGGACCTGTTCCGGCTCCCGTTGCAGAGAGAAAAATACTCCAGGTAGTCGAACAGGTGACAGACATGGAAAGGCATTGCACCGGGTGCGGCACCTGCACACTTGTCTGTCCAAACGATGCGATAGAAGCCGAACTGAACCCGCAGAACAAGTTTCTGCATTTCAAGAACAGGGGCGGTGAGGGATACAAGAGGGGGGGAAGAAGAAACGACCCGTCCGTCTCAACCCTTGACAGGCTCAAGTTCACGAGGATATCGATGCTGACGGACCCGGCGCTCGATGCAGGAAGGCATGAGTTCCGGGTCAGGACTTTGCTCGGAAGGATATTGCCGGCAGAGGAACTGCCGCTTAAGAGGAGCAACGGAAGGCTTGTGGTAGACAGTTCCAGCGGCAAATTCGTCCCTCCTGTGAGGGAAATATTCCCCATAATGATTGGCAGCATGTCAGTCGGCGCGTTGTCCCCGCCGATGTGGGAAGGTCTGGCAATGGGGATTACCTACCTGAATGAAGTCGAGGGGCTCCCGGTAGTAATGGCCACAGGAGAAGGAGGCGTGCCACCACGACTGCTGAAATCAAAATATCTGAAATATTTCATTATCCAGATCGCATCGGGATACTTCGGCTGGGATGAGATCATCCACGCCATTCCTCATATGGTCGAAGACCCTGCTGCGATAGAAATCAAATATGGCCAGGGTGCAAAGCCCGGTGACGGCGGACTGCTCATGGCGCAGAAGGTGCTGAAGCTTATCGCCAGCATCCGCGGCGTCCCCCAGTTCGTGGATCTCGCATCGCCTCCGACGCACCAGACGAAATACTCGATCGAAGAGGCGGTCGCGAAAATGATTCAGTCGATGTCAATGGCATGGGGGTTCAGGGTGCCGGTATACCCGAAGATTTCAGGGACAAAAACCGCACGGGCTGTTCTGAACAACCTTGCACGGAACCCATATGCTGCCGCTCTTTCGATCGACGGCGAGGACGGCGGGACTGGCGCTGCGTACAATGTGTCTATCGACAAGATGGGACACCCCATCGCTTCGAATATCAGGGAATGCTATCTCGACCTCGTGAAGCAGGGCAAACAGAACGAGCTCCCCCTTATCGCAGCCGGTGGCGTCGCAAAAAAGGGAAATCTCGCAGCTAATGCGGCCGCGCTCATCATGCTCGGCGCTTCGGTCGTCTCTATCGGCAAATACATCATGCAGGCGGCAGCCAACTGTTTTGGTGATGAATTCAACCGGTGCAATCTGTGCAATACGGGCAAATGCCCGAGGGGCATCACCACACAGGACCCGAAACTCTACCGAAGGCTTGATTCGGACAAAGTCGCCGAGCGGGTCGTCGAAGTGTTCAAGGCAGCCGATGTGGAACTGAAGAAAATATTTGCGCCGATGGGAAGGAGCACAGAATTGCCCATCGGCATGTCTGACGGCCTCAGCATAGATGACAGGGCGATGGCAGACAGATTGGAAATAACCTATGCGTGCTAA
- a CDS encoding 4Fe-4S binding protein: MKRKIITINEELCDGCGNCVSACSEGALQIVGGKAKLVNEDYCDGFGDCIGECPTGALVIEEKESKPFDIAATKEHLLKTKGEEAVWRMEEAQKKHEGKAHDPLPCGCPGSMSRTLQIGKTSSGSPGQASPPPQLRNWPVQISLLPLKASYFRGSDLLVAADCCAYAYAGFHNDFIKGHSLAVGCPKLDNAEAYREKLAAILKENDIRSVTVVYMEVPCCKGLVRLVEDAARDSGKDIPVRKTKIGIQGQIAA; this comes from the coding sequence ATGAAAAGAAAGATAATCACCATCAACGAGGAACTCTGTGACGGCTGCGGGAACTGTGTAAGCGCATGCTCTGAGGGCGCGCTGCAGATCGTGGGCGGCAAGGCGAAGCTGGTAAATGAGGACTACTGCGACGGGTTCGGCGACTGTATCGGAGAATGTCCGACTGGCGCACTGGTCATAGAGGAAAAGGAATCCAAACCTTTCGATATTGCGGCAACAAAGGAGCATTTACTGAAAACAAAAGGGGAAGAAGCGGTCTGGAGGATGGAGGAAGCACAGAAGAAGCATGAGGGGAAAGCGCATGATCCTCTTCCCTGCGGCTGCCCGGGGAGCATGTCCAGGACATTACAGATAGGCAAAACTTCTTCCGGATCCCCCGGTCAGGCATCGCCACCACCTCAACTCAGGAACTGGCCGGTACAGATCAGCCTTTTGCCCCTGAAGGCGTCATATTTCCGGGGATCGGACCTGCTCGTTGCGGCCGACTGCTGCGCGTATGCATATGCCGGGTTCCACAATGACTTCATTAAGGGACACTCCCTGGCAGTTGGCTGCCCGAAACTGGATAATGCGGAAGCATACAGGGAAAAACTGGCTGCGATTCTGAAAGAAAACGACATCAGGTCAGTAACAGTTGTCTACATGGAAGTTCCATGCTGCAAAGGTCTTGTGAGGCTGGTTGAAGATGCGGCGCGGGATTCCGGGAAAGACATTCCGGTCAGGAAAACAAAGATCGGGATCCAGGGGCAGATCGCAGCGTAG
- a CDS encoding sigma 54-interacting transcriptional regulator — MAQSLARENRILSALLEVSKVLSSSFELEKNLLKTMRVLGDFLEMERGSVFLLDQHTRELKIVAAQGLTKEQIEKGKYKIGEGIVGRVMEKGAPVVIPNVGEEPLFLNKTGSRIKKSGISFLCVPISFKGESIGVMSADRIFRDKAITIDEDIRVLEIIASIIAQYVILWKHYRESEQERENLKLQLRGKYSLPNIIGTSDRMQEVFEAVHRVSDSRATVILYGESGTGKELIAKAIHYMSPRAKSSFVKFNCASIPEGLLESELFGHEKGAFTGAITSRKGRFELAHGGTLLLDEVGDLPLNLQPKILRVLQEREFEHVGGEKTIKVDVRLIAATSRNIEELVLKGKFREDLFYRLNVVPIFMPALRDRKEDIPLLVEFFLRRFNEENNREISLSPEALRILADYSWPGNVRELENTMERLVVMAGRNLIKPADLPINLKLPAPEGFLQNESLQAGIADIEKTSIIDALEKTGWVQAKAARLIGLTPRQIGYKMKKYGLSSYSKEA; from the coding sequence ATGGCACAGTCACTCGCGAGAGAGAACCGGATACTGTCAGCTCTCCTTGAAGTCAGCAAGGTATTGAGTTCTTCTTTTGAACTCGAGAAGAACCTTTTGAAGACAATGCGTGTGCTTGGCGATTTCCTCGAGATGGAGAGAGGCTCTGTCTTCCTCCTCGACCAGCACACAAGGGAACTGAAAATCGTTGCAGCTCAGGGTTTGACAAAAGAGCAGATAGAAAAAGGGAAATACAAGATTGGAGAAGGCATTGTGGGAAGGGTCATGGAAAAAGGCGCTCCTGTTGTCATTCCGAATGTCGGGGAAGAACCCCTCTTCCTCAACAAGACCGGATCGAGAATCAAGAAAAGCGGGATTTCATTCCTTTGTGTGCCGATTTCCTTTAAAGGGGAGTCGATCGGGGTGATGAGCGCTGACAGGATTTTCAGGGATAAGGCTATCACGATCGACGAAGATATCAGGGTACTCGAAATCATCGCATCGATTATTGCGCAGTATGTGATTCTCTGGAAACACTACAGGGAATCGGAACAGGAAAGAGAAAATCTCAAACTGCAGCTCAGGGGGAAATACAGCCTTCCGAACATCATCGGCACTTCGGACAGGATGCAGGAGGTGTTTGAGGCGGTACACCGCGTGTCAGATTCCAGGGCAACGGTCATTCTGTACGGAGAAAGCGGAACGGGAAAAGAACTGATTGCGAAGGCAATCCATTATATGAGCCCGAGGGCAAAAAGCTCTTTTGTGAAATTCAACTGCGCTTCCATCCCCGAGGGGCTTCTTGAGTCGGAGCTTTTCGGACATGAAAAAGGCGCCTTCACCGGCGCAATAACCTCAAGGAAAGGGAGATTTGAACTCGCCCACGGAGGCACTCTGCTCCTGGATGAGGTTGGCGACCTTCCGCTTAACCTTCAGCCCAAGATACTGCGTGTTCTCCAGGAAAGGGAGTTCGAACATGTGGGCGGAGAAAAAACCATTAAAGTCGATGTCAGGCTGATTGCGGCAACAAGCAGGAATATCGAGGAGCTCGTACTGAAGGGGAAATTCAGGGAGGACCTTTTCTACCGGCTGAATGTGGTGCCGATATTCATGCCGGCGCTCAGGGACCGAAAAGAAGACATCCCGCTGCTGGTCGAATTTTTCCTCAGACGGTTCAATGAGGAAAATAACCGGGAAATCTCGCTGTCCCCGGAGGCGCTCAGAATCCTTGCGGACTACAGCTGGCCCGGCAATGTCAGAGAACTCGAAAATACGATGGAAAGGCTCGTTGTCATGGCAGGAAGGAACCTGATTAAACCCGCAGACCTTCCCATCAACCTCAAGCTTCCTGCACCTGAAGGGTTCCTGCAGAATGAATCCCTCCAGGCAGGGATTGCAGACATCGAGAAAACCAGCATCATCGATGCGCTTGAGAAGACCGGCTGGGTACAGGCCAAGGCAGCAAGGCTAATAGGCCTAACACCGAGGCAGATAGGCTACAAGATGAAGAAGTACGGTTTGTCGTCCTATTCGAAAGAAGCATAG
- a CDS encoding glutamate synthase, whose translation MCRLAAITSSSYFSPMENIIALETMKEGHDGSGLGLTLKDLGGEFEKLKGYPILSGICSKKGAKTLDDYMDKAGFKLKEIWAPKIKPLKGITPRDHYFARVYDYPASFKHKPLKDREDLLMNMRLALRKIGEPDESIFVFSFYPDVLTLKEVGDPLQVGEFFGLDKDDLKAKVIFAQGRQNTNYAIYLYACHPFFIQGYCSMTNGENTAFVPIREFLMSRGINGYMGYNSDSEVFTHILHFTVRQLGFPLSYYKDVITPLKDADIDARRDRDALRLIKQSLRPLCIDGPNVVIGFTPDGTCFMVHDAKKLRPGIVGGVKGKYALMSEECGIDSAIPKRNKAKDIFPMKHDMVIVKPQAEEVMVWNQLAN comes from the coding sequence ATGTGCAGACTGGCAGCAATAACATCCAGCAGTTATTTCTCACCGATGGAAAACATCATTGCCCTTGAGACCATGAAGGAAGGCCATGACGGCTCCGGTCTCGGCCTGACCCTGAAAGATCTCGGGGGCGAGTTCGAAAAACTGAAAGGATATCCGATTCTTTCGGGAATCTGCTCGAAAAAAGGGGCAAAGACACTGGACGATTACATGGACAAGGCCGGATTCAAGCTGAAGGAGATATGGGCGCCGAAAATCAAGCCGTTAAAGGGGATAACTCCGAGGGATCACTACTTCGCACGGGTATACGATTACCCTGCCTCCTTTAAACACAAACCCCTGAAAGACCGTGAAGACCTTCTCATGAATATGCGTCTTGCTCTCAGGAAGATCGGTGAGCCCGATGAGTCGATATTCGTCTTTTCATTCTATCCTGACGTCCTCACCCTGAAGGAAGTCGGCGACCCGCTTCAGGTGGGAGAGTTTTTCGGCCTCGATAAGGACGACCTGAAAGCGAAAGTCATTTTTGCCCAGGGGAGGCAGAATACCAACTACGCAATATATCTTTACGCCTGCCATCCCTTTTTTATCCAGGGCTACTGCTCAATGACCAATGGGGAAAATACCGCCTTTGTGCCGATCAGGGAATTCCTGATGAGCAGAGGTATCAACGGATATATGGGATACAACAGCGACAGCGAGGTTTTCACGCATATCCTTCATTTCACCGTCAGGCAGCTGGGCTTTCCCCTTTCCTACTATAAAGATGTAATCACCCCCCTGAAGGATGCCGACATCGATGCCAGGCGTGACAGGGACGCATTACGACTTATCAAACAGTCGCTGAGACCCCTGTGCATCGACGGACCGAATGTCGTAATCGGATTTACTCCTGACGGAACGTGTTTCATGGTACATGATGCAAAGAAGCTCAGGCCAGGTATCGTCGGCGGGGTGAAGGGCAAATATGCATTGATGTCCGAAGAATGCGGGATAGACAGCGCCATTCCGAAAAGAAACAAGGCAAAGGACATCTTCCCCATGAAACATGACATGGTGATCGTGAAGCCTCAGGCAGAGGAGGTAATGGTATGGAACCAGCTGGCAAACTAG
- a CDS encoding Crp/Fnr family transcriptional regulator: MEIRQFLTNTFLFNSFTEEELSLLLASASLKKVGKGTQIFSEGIEATAFFIIASGKVKIYKLSPDGKEYTLHIHGPGDLVAEAAIFDAMVYPASCITMEESVLVRISREGFLDLIRNHPELALKMMSGYSRRLRQFVAKIEELSLKDIKSRLAGYLLENSTLEEGIPVCRLRNSKKEISSLLGTIPETLSRTLAFLKQKKLIVEKGNTIILSDPEQLRMLSEYS, from the coding sequence ATGGAAATACGGCAATTCCTGACAAATACATTTCTCTTTAATTCCTTTACCGAAGAAGAGCTCAGCCTGCTCCTTGCCTCAGCCTCCCTGAAAAAAGTCGGCAAAGGCACCCAGATATTCAGCGAAGGCATCGAGGCAACCGCTTTCTTTATCATCGCCTCGGGAAAGGTGAAGATTTACAAGCTTTCCCCCGACGGAAAGGAATATACCCTGCATATTCACGGGCCGGGGGATCTCGTTGCAGAGGCCGCCATATTTGATGCGATGGTGTATCCCGCTTCCTGCATAACCATGGAAGAAAGCGTGTTGGTGCGCATTTCACGGGAAGGATTTCTGGATCTGATAAGAAATCACCCGGAACTTGCACTGAAGATGATGAGCGGGTATTCTCGGAGACTGCGGCAGTTTGTGGCAAAGATCGAAGAGCTTTCCCTGAAGGATATCAAGTCGAGACTTGCAGGATATCTGCTCGAAAACAGCACCCTTGAAGAAGGCATTCCTGTCTGTCGTCTCAGGAATTCCAAAAAGGAAATCTCCTCGCTTCTCGGCACAATCCCGGAAACGCTTTCCCGGACACTGGCATTTCTGAAGCAGAAAAAGCTGATCGTCGAGAAGGGCAATACGATAATTCTATCCGATCCCGAACAACTGAGGATGCTGTCGGAATATTCATAG
- a CDS encoding PAS domain S-box protein, which translates to MKSRSKKQKCWEVFHCNQTTCPAFMSKEGLRCWLVAGTHCRDEIQGKFLEKMEMCLCCSIFRDNMDTASMERTMKVVAEQFSEFRNAIEARDTELERMSIELAIGMSEVFEALRKISSGDPDVRIPEDSTIELISKLKHEVNLTAKEIGEIVNQFHDIAIVLAEHFDVLHRVSQGILSARVYGESNIELLESLKNVTNEMIESTAREIHERRRAEADLQKARDELEARVNKRTAELTIANERLQQEIAERNRIEEALRKSEQKYRTVFENTGNPTLLIEVDNTISMINTEFEQHSGYSREEIEGKKQWTDFFRGDDLDKLKEYHSARRIDPNAAPSHYEAHFMDKRGNVRDVLLSISMIPGSRKSVVSILDVTEKKKLEERISQADKLSSIGTLAAGVAHEINNPLAIILGFSDLLLEKVPPGSEFQDMLETIQKQGNNAKRIVENLLSFVRFKEHREEAVDINKNLGLVLALEGNTFLLNNISVQTDLSEHLPQVRGDPGELQQVFVNIINNAVAAMQGSGVLTISTKVSDNGQNVEIRISDTGSGIEREHRKKIFDPLFSTKKVGEGTGLGLTVSYAMIKKQGGWITFETKTKDESEQTGTTFIITLPAMQSEQKKISAADDRTDLTTTD; encoded by the coding sequence TTGAAAAGCAGAAGCAAAAAACAGAAATGCTGGGAAGTTTTTCACTGCAATCAGACTACCTGTCCTGCGTTTATGTCTAAGGAAGGACTCAGATGCTGGCTTGTTGCGGGAACTCACTGCCGTGACGAGATTCAGGGAAAATTCCTTGAGAAGATGGAGATGTGCCTGTGCTGCAGTATTTTCAGGGATAATATGGATACTGCCTCGATGGAGAGAACAATGAAGGTCGTTGCCGAGCAGTTCAGTGAATTCAGGAACGCAATCGAGGCAAGAGATACGGAACTCGAACGCATGAGCATAGAACTCGCAATCGGGATGTCCGAGGTTTTTGAAGCGCTGAGAAAGATATCTTCGGGAGACCCGGATGTCAGGATACCCGAAGATTCGACCATTGAACTGATCAGCAAACTCAAGCACGAGGTGAATCTGACGGCAAAGGAAATCGGGGAGATCGTGAATCAGTTCCATGACATCGCCATAGTCCTTGCCGAGCATTTTGATGTCCTGCACAGGGTTTCACAGGGGATTCTCAGCGCCAGGGTATACGGGGAATCAAACATAGAACTGCTGGAGTCTCTCAAGAACGTGACGAACGAGATGATCGAAAGCACAGCGCGCGAGATTCATGAGCGCCGGCGCGCGGAAGCAGATCTCCAAAAGGCACGGGACGAACTCGAGGCCCGGGTCAACAAACGGACTGCGGAATTGACAATAGCAAACGAAAGGCTTCAGCAGGAAATCGCCGAGCGGAACAGGATAGAAGAAGCGCTGAGAAAATCGGAGCAGAAGTACCGGACTGTTTTCGAAAATACGGGGAATCCGACATTGCTGATCGAGGTTGATAATACCATCTCCATGATAAACACGGAATTCGAGCAGCACTCAGGGTATTCCAGAGAAGAGATAGAGGGCAAGAAACAATGGACTGATTTCTTCAGGGGCGATGATCTGGATAAGCTGAAAGAGTATCACTCTGCGAGACGAATCGATCCGAATGCCGCGCCCTCCCATTATGAAGCCCACTTTATGGATAAACGGGGAAATGTCCGGGACGTTCTCCTGAGCATTTCCATGATTCCCGGGTCGCGCAAGAGTGTGGTGTCCATTCTCGACGTGACCGAGAAAAAGAAGCTTGAAGAAAGGATATCCCAGGCTGACAAATTGTCATCGATTGGGACACTCGCCGCAGGGGTGGCACATGAGATCAATAATCCTCTTGCGATAATACTCGGCTTCTCGGATTTGTTATTGGAAAAGGTTCCCCCCGGTTCCGAATTCCAGGATATGCTGGAAACAATACAGAAGCAGGGGAATAATGCCAAGAGAATCGTGGAGAACCTGCTGAGCTTTGTACGGTTCAAGGAACATAGGGAAGAGGCAGTTGATATCAACAAAAATCTGGGACTTGTGCTTGCCCTCGAGGGCAACACTTTTTTATTGAATAATATTTCTGTGCAGACAGACCTCTCCGAGCATTTGCCGCAGGTCAGGGGAGATCCCGGCGAATTGCAGCAGGTTTTCGTAAATATTATCAACAATGCAGTTGCTGCCATGCAGGGGAGCGGCGTGCTTACCATAAGTACAAAAGTATCTGATAATGGGCAGAACGTTGAGATAAGGATATCGGATACAGGAAGCGGCATTGAAAGAGAACACAGGAAAAAGATATTCGACCCGCTGTTTAGCACGAAAAAAGTGGGTGAGGGCACCGGGCTTGGCCTCACAGTTTCCTATGCGATGATAAAGAAACAGGGAGGGTGGATAACATTTGAAACGAAGACGAAGGATGAGTCCGAGCAGACAGGAACCACATTCATTATTACTCTCCCGGCAATGCAAAGTGAACAAAAAAAGATATCAGCGGCAGATGACCGGACGGACCTGACAACTACGGACTAA
- a CDS encoding FAD-dependent oxidoreductase, translating into MRAKKNSKTKNSHPAPPFSGKGMKGEVSSVPATHTTIFTIQGMARGKRVPSRILEEQIQQAVQDGARELHIVADGQHGIGGRIWPRGETVRITIDGPVGQRLGSMGMPGTEIIVRGSISDDAGWINCGAKITVLGDVTNGAFNAAAQGILYVQGSGGARCDTMTKHNPRFDPPQSWYFRNVGDSFAEFKAGGIAVVCGVEPRNPGNILGYRPCVGMVGGTIYFRGPIREYSERDVKLVELTPQDWEWLKEHMKPYLEAIDRMSYYDQLTRSSDDWKKLIAYTPQEKRARRWFKISTSDFRTNQWEKEVGQGGIFGPYMNHEMTLLPYITTGKDRRNRPVWANEKYSPPCAYNCPTHIPSHKRATLMRQGKFHEALALVLQYSPLPATVCGQICPNLCMQSCTRGQIDTPLGIDRLGRLALDLPAPAKAESTGHTIAVIGGGPAGLSVAWQLGLRGHAVDLYEATDKLGGKLELCIPRERLPHEVLEKELSRFREIGVSVHLNAMISQKRFEEIYNTHEIVVVACGAHKPRIFPFPGSEHIVAAYDFLRGINIGDLPALTGKKVVIIGAGNVGMDVASQAYNCGAESVIAADIQKPAAFGQEMETAVAKGTRIIWPKFTDRYDHEAKKLFFKDGSALDADLVIMSVGDVPILDFLPPSIHTERGWITVNDIGQTSDVKVFAVGDATRLGLVTHAIGQGRIAADTIHYQLMHAARWPETKQVIPYERIRTEYYDVCRGDFTPEQEANKCMSCATCRDCHMCESTCYWGAISRVAHDDGSYEYVVDDDLCIGCGFCAGICPCGVWEMTENI; encoded by the coding sequence ATGCGTGCTAAGAAAAACAGCAAGACAAAAAACAGCCACCCTGCCCCACCCTTTTCCGGGAAGGGGATGAAAGGGGAGGTTTCTTCCGTGCCCGCCACCCACACCACTATTTTCACAATTCAAGGGATGGCAAGGGGGAAACGCGTCCCGTCAAGAATACTCGAAGAACAGATTCAGCAGGCGGTTCAGGACGGTGCACGTGAACTCCATATCGTAGCTGACGGTCAGCACGGCATCGGGGGGAGGATCTGGCCACGCGGGGAAACAGTAAGGATAACGATTGACGGCCCTGTCGGGCAGAGGCTCGGAAGCATGGGAATGCCCGGCACGGAAATCATTGTCAGAGGCAGCATATCTGACGATGCAGGCTGGATCAACTGCGGGGCAAAAATCACTGTCCTTGGAGATGTCACCAACGGGGCCTTCAATGCCGCGGCGCAGGGAATCCTCTATGTCCAGGGGAGCGGCGGCGCACGGTGCGACACCATGACCAAGCATAATCCGAGATTCGATCCCCCCCAGTCGTGGTATTTCAGGAATGTCGGGGACTCGTTTGCCGAATTCAAGGCAGGAGGCATCGCGGTCGTCTGCGGTGTTGAGCCCAGGAACCCCGGCAATATCCTCGGCTACCGCCCCTGCGTCGGTATGGTGGGAGGAACAATATACTTCAGGGGACCGATACGGGAATACAGTGAAAGAGATGTGAAACTCGTCGAACTCACCCCCCAGGACTGGGAATGGCTGAAGGAACACATGAAGCCGTATCTCGAAGCGATCGACAGGATGTCGTATTACGATCAGCTTACACGGTCATCTGACGACTGGAAAAAACTGATCGCATACACGCCCCAGGAAAAAAGGGCACGGCGCTGGTTCAAAATTTCGACATCGGATTTCAGAACAAATCAATGGGAAAAAGAAGTTGGTCAGGGCGGCATATTCGGGCCGTACATGAACCACGAGATGACCTTGCTGCCGTACATCACCACCGGCAAGGACAGAAGAAACAGGCCGGTGTGGGCGAACGAAAAGTATTCACCGCCCTGTGCCTACAATTGCCCGACGCACATACCATCGCATAAACGGGCGACACTCATGAGACAGGGCAAGTTCCACGAGGCGCTGGCCCTCGTTCTGCAGTACAGTCCGCTTCCGGCGACTGTCTGCGGACAGATATGCCCGAATCTCTGCATGCAGAGCTGCACCAGGGGGCAGATCGACACGCCTCTCGGCATAGACAGGCTCGGCAGGCTGGCCCTTGATCTCCCTGCTCCGGCAAAGGCCGAATCTACCGGACACACAATCGCGGTAATCGGGGGAGGCCCTGCAGGATTGAGCGTTGCGTGGCAACTCGGGTTGCGCGGTCATGCGGTCGATCTGTATGAAGCAACGGATAAACTGGGCGGCAAGCTCGAACTCTGCATCCCGAGAGAGCGCCTGCCCCATGAAGTGCTCGAAAAGGAATTGTCAAGATTTCGGGAGATCGGGGTGTCTGTCCATCTCAATGCCATGATCAGCCAGAAAAGATTCGAGGAGATTTACAACACACATGAAATCGTGGTGGTAGCATGCGGCGCCCATAAACCGAGAATTTTTCCCTTCCCGGGCTCCGAGCATATCGTTGCCGCCTATGACTTTCTCAGGGGGATCAATATCGGGGACCTGCCGGCACTGACCGGGAAAAAGGTCGTGATTATCGGTGCGGGAAATGTCGGAATGGATGTTGCCTCCCAGGCATATAACTGCGGGGCAGAATCCGTCATCGCAGCCGATATCCAGAAACCTGCGGCATTCGGGCAGGAAATGGAAACCGCGGTTGCCAAGGGCACCCGGATCATCTGGCCGAAATTCACGGACAGATATGACCATGAAGCAAAGAAACTGTTTTTCAAAGACGGCAGCGCACTCGATGCAGATCTTGTCATCATGTCGGTAGGCGATGTGCCGATACTGGATTTCCTGCCCCCTTCCATTCATACGGAACGCGGATGGATCACGGTAAACGACATCGGACAGACATCCGACGTAAAGGTATTCGCTGTCGGTGACGCCACGAGACTGGGACTGGTAACGCATGCAATCGGCCAGGGAAGAATTGCCGCTGACACTATTCATTACCAGCTCATGCATGCGGCCCGCTGGCCTGAAACCAAACAGGTAATCCCTTACGAGCGTATCCGCACGGAATACTATGACGTCTGCAGGGGCGACTTCACACCGGAACAGGAGGCCAACAAGTGCATGTCATGCGCCACATGCCGCGACTGCCACATGTGTGAGTCTACATGCTACTGGGGCGCAATCAGCAGGGTCGCACATGATGACGGCTCATATGAATATGTCGTGGATGATGATCTCTGCATCGGCTGCGGTTTCTGCGCCGGCATATGCCCGTGCGGCGTATGGGAAATGACGGAGAATATATAG